From a region of the Arvicanthis niloticus isolate mArvNil1 chromosome 6, mArvNil1.pat.X, whole genome shotgun sequence genome:
- the Foxj1 gene encoding forkhead box protein J1 encodes MAESWLRLCGAGPGEEAGPEGGMEEPDALDDSLTSLQWLQEFSILNAKAPTLPPGGTDPHGYHQVPGLVAPGSPLAADPACLGQPHTPGKPTSSCTSRSAPPGLQAPPPDDVDYATNPHVKPPYSYATLICMAMQASKATKITLSAIYKWITDNFCYFRHADPTWQNSIRHNLSLNKCFIKVPREKDEPGKGGFWRIDPQYAERLLSGAFKKRRLPPVHIHPAFARQASQEPSTAPWGGPLTVNREAQQLLQEFEEATGEGGWGTGEGRLGHKRKQPLPKRVAKVLRSPSTLLLTQEEQGELEPLKGNFDWEAIFEAGALGEELSSLEGLELSPPLSPNSHGDMDLTVHGRHINCPATWGPPVEQAADSLDFDETFLATSFLQHPWDESGSGCLPPEPIFEAGDATLAADLQDWASVGAFL; translated from the exons ATGGCGGAGAGCTGGCTGCGCCTCTGCGGAGCGGGGCCCGGGGAGGAGGCCGGGCCGGAGGGCGGCATGGAGGAGCCGGACGCCCTGGATGACAGCCTGACCAGCCTGCAGTGGCTGCAGGAATTCTCCATTCTCAACGCCAAGGCCCCCACTCTTCCCCCGGGAGGCACAGACCCCCACGGCTACCACCAAGTGCCGGGCTTGGTGGCGCCCGGGTCACCGCTGGCGGCAGACCCTGCCTGCCTTGGGCAGCCACACACACCCGGCAAGCCCACATCGTCGTGCACATCTCGAAGCGCGCCCCCGGGGCTGCAGGCCCCGCCCCCTGACGACGTGGACTATGCCACCAACCCACATGTGAAGCCGCCCTACTCGTATGCCACTCTCATCTGCATGGCCATGCAAGCCAGCAAGGCCACCAAGATCACTCTGTCGGCCATCTACAAGTGGATCACGGACAACTTCTGCTACTTCCGCCATGCAGACCCCACCTGGCAG aATTCCATCCGCCACAACCTGTCCTTGAACAAGTGCTTCATCAAAGTGCCTCGGGAGAAGGATGAACCCGGCAAGGGGGGCTTCTGGCGCATCGACCCCCAGTATGCAGAGCGCCTGCTCAGTGGGGCCTTCAAGAAGCGGAGGCTGCCCCCAGTCCACATCCACCCTGCCTTCGCCCGCCAGGCCTCCCAGGAACCCAGCACTGCCCCCTGGGGTGGGCCTCTGACCGTGAACAGGGAGGCCCAGCAGCTGCTGCAGGAGTTTGAGGAGGCCacaggggaggggggctggggcaCAGGAGAGGGCAGGCTGGGGCATAAGCGAAAGCAACCGCTGCCCAAGAGGGTGGCCAAGGTCCTGCGGTCTCCCAGCACCCTGCTGCTGACCCAGGAAGAGCAGGGTGAGCTGGAACCCCTCAAAGGTAACTTTGACTGGGAGGCCATCTTTGAGGCTGGCGCTCTGGGTGAGGAGCTGAGCTCCCTGGAGGGTCTGGAGCTAAGCCCCCCGCTGAGCCCCAACTCACATGGAGATATGGATCTGACAGTCCACGGCAGACACATCAACTGCCCTGCTACCTGGGGACCTCCAGTGGAGCAGGCTGCTGACAGCCTGGACTTTGATGAGACCTTCCTGGCCACATCCTTCCTCCAGCATCCCTGGGATGAGAGTGGTAGTGGCTGCCTGCCCCCAGAACCCATCTTTGAAGCAGGGGATGCCACCCTGGCCGCTGACCTGCAGGACTGGGCCAGTGTGGGTGCCTTCTTGTAA